The sequence CATGGGCATCGACGGTGACCTGTTCGAGGACGCCGTCGCCCGGGCGACGGAGAAGGGCGTCGCGGTAACCGTCCACGCGGAGGACGCCACACGGTTCGATTCGAGCGTTCGCGAGTCGGGGCGCGGCGGTGGAACGGGCGCGGAGGCGGACGCGGACGCCTGGAGTGCGTACCGCACGGCGGAGGCGGAGATTGCGGCGGTCGAGCGCGCCGTCGAAACCGGGGCTGATCTGGACGCGCGTCTCCACATCGCCCACACGAGCACGCCCGAAGCGGTCGACATCGTGGCTGATGCGCCCGACACGGTGACCTGCGAAGTGACCCCTCACCACCTCCTGCTCTCGCGGGCGGACCTCGACGAGTTGGGCACATTCGGGCGGATGAACCCGCCGCTCCGGAGCGAGAAACGGCGAACCGCGCTCTACGACCGCGTGATCGACGGCGCGGTCGACATGATCGCGACGGACCACGCCCCCCACACGCGCTCGGAGAAGGAGACGACGCTCTGGGACGCACCCAGCGGCGTCCCCGGCGTCGAGACCATGGTGCCCCTCCTGCTGGCCGAGACGCGGTCCGGCCCGTTGACGGTCGAACGCGTGCGGGAACTGACGGCGTCGGCGCCCGCCGACGCCTTCGACCTCGACCGGAAAGGCCGGATCGAGGAGGGGATGCACGCCGACCTCGCCCTCTACGACCTAGAACAGACCCGTGCGGTCGAGGAGTCGCTCCTGCATTCGAAATGCGGGTGGACGCCGTTCGCGGGGCGGGACGGCGTTTTCCCGGAGTGGACGATGGGACGGGGCGAGCGCGTCTACGACGGTGGGATGGATGCGGTTCGCGAGGTCGACGGCGAGAACGTGCGCTAGTCGGCGTCCGCGTCCAGGTCGTCGCGGAGTTCCTCGCTGGACTCGCGGACCTCGCGCATGACCTCGGAGACGCGGTCCTCGGCGTCGAGTTCCTCGGCGACCGAGAGGTCGACACCCTCGACTTCGAGGAGGAACTTCGCGGTTTCGGTCACTTCGTACATCATCTCGTCGAGTTCCTCGGCGGTGAAGAAGCCGGACATTGCGCCGTAGAGGAACGTTGCCCCGGCTTTCTGCACCTTCTCCTCGAAGGCGGAGCGGGCCTGGTTGACCGCCTGCGGCGAGTAGGTGTCGGTCATGAAGGGGACGAGTCGGGGCAGGTTCTCGCCGATCTTGGTCATCTCGACCCCCGTCTCGGTGCGGAAGTCGACACAGAGGCGGGCGATGGCCCACTCGCGGGCCGTGATGTAGGTGCGGTCGCGGAGGAAGGAGTTGACGCGGTCGTACGCCGCGCCGTCCATCTTCTTGAACCGCTCGTATTTGCGCACGTCCGGGGGGACGGCGTCCGACTCGGTGGCCGAGTCCGCGCGATCGGCGCCGTCACCCGAGGCCGTGGAGTCGTCGCTCATGTCCCGCTGTTCCGGGCGCCGGTGCAAAAGCGTTCCGTCGGCGTCGGGCGGGCGTCTGACGGCGGCCGCGTACCTTTTTGCCCCGCGCGCCCGACGGCCACGCCAATGAGACTACTGCTGGGTATCGGCGGGAGCGACGACTCGTTGCGCGCACTCGAGCGCACGGTCGACCGCGCTGCCGAGACGGGCGACGATCTGACGGTCGCGATCCTCCAGAATCCGGCGACCGAGACGACGCCCGAGGAGATCGAACGGCGGGCGCAGGCGGTCCTCGACGAGGCGGGCGTGTCGGCAACGATCCGGTATCTCGACGGCGACCCGCGGAGTCGGCTGGTCGAACTGGCCGAGCAGGAGGGGTTCGACCGGATCGTCCTCGGCGGCGGGGAGACGAGTCCGATGGGCAAGATCAAACTCGGGAGCATCGCGGAGTTCGTCCTGCTGAACTCCCACGTCTCGGTAACGCTCGTCAGATGACGGACGACAAAACCTACCCGAACGAACCCGCAGACGAGTTCCCCTCGCCGCCGCAGACGTTCGAGGACCGCGAGGGACGGACGATCACGGTCCGGCGGTACGACGACGCGGCGGATCGCGACGCGCTGGCGGCGATGTACGAGGCGTTCGACCCCGCCGACCGCGCCCAGGGCATCCCGCCGACCGATCCGGAGCGGATCGCCGACTGGCTGGGCTCGATCACCGGCCCGGAAACCGTCAACGTCGTCGCCGAACACGAGGACGCCGTCGTCGGACACGCGACGCTCGTTCCCGACGAGCCGGAGGGCACTGCGGAACTCGCCATCTTTGTCCTCCAGGACTACCAGCACGCGGGCATCGGTACCCACCTCCTCGAGACGCTGCTGGGCGCCGGCCAGGACGAGTGTGTCGAACGGGTGTGGCTCACGGTCGAGCGCTGGAACGACGCCGCGATCCGCCTCTACGAGAAGGTCGGCTTCCGGACGAGCGACGCCGAAAGCTTCGAACACGAGATGACGCTACGCCTGCAGTAACGCCGGTTTGAGCCCCGGTCGGGGATCGACTCCCCATCAGACGGAGAGGACGGGCTGGCTCGCGTACAGCAGGACGTACTCAGCGGCCTTCGCGAGGACTTCCTCGTCCGACCCCGAGACGGGTTCGCGCGGGACGACCACGAAGTCGGCATCGAGATCCTCGGCGGTGTCGAGGACGACGCTCCCCGGATGGCGGGAGAGACGGGCGGTGGAGAAGCCGTAGGTCATCGACATCGAGAGCGGGACATCGGCGTCGCCGACGGTCTCGTTGACCGCGTCCAGAAACGCCTCGGTGTCGGCCGCGAGCGTCGCGTCGTCGACGGCGCCGGTGTCGATGGCGCGGGCGAGATCCTCGCTGACGACGTAGAGCGCGTGGACCGCCGCGTCGTACTCCTCGGCGATAGCCGCCGCGTACTCGACGGCCGAGAGCGACTCCTCGCTCCCATCCACGGGGACGAGGACGAGCGACGGCGAGAGCGGATCGGTCATGAGCGACCGTGGGCGGGCCACGGGCAAAAAACGCACCCCCGATCGGACACCGGGTTTATGCCTCGACCGCCCGAATCCAGGCGCATGTTCGACACCATCGTCATCGCGACTGACGGATCGGAGAGCGCCAGCCGAGCGGTGGCAGTCGCGCTCGACCTCGCCGGTCGGTTCGACGCGGCGGTTCACGCGCTTTACGTGGTCGACCGCGGAGAGATCGAGGCCTCCCCCGAGCAGGTCCGCGACGAGATGCGGAGCGCGCTCGACGAGTCGGGCCGGACGGCGTTGGAGGAGGTGGCGGCGACCACCGACCGCTCGGTGACGACGGCCGTCCGCGAGGGACGACCGGCGACGAAGATCCGGGAGTACGCGCTGGAACACGACGCCGACATGGTGGCGATGGGGACCCGCGGTCGCCACGGCGAGAACCGGTTTCTCGTCGGGAGCGTCGCCGAACGCGTCGTCCGCACCTGTCCGGTGCCCGTGTTGACCGTGCGCCAACTCGACGAGGGCGAACGCGACGCCGAGACCGCGGCGGCCTGAGACGGTTTATTGTCCCTGTTGACCGGTAGATCACCGATAAACAGAGACGATGATCCGGACGACGCGCCGAACCGCGAGATACTTCGGGACGGCCACCCTGCGGCCGGTATGGACGACGATCTCATCGACGACGACGGCCTCTCGCTCTCGCGGAAGTCGCGACTGCCCGGGGCGGGCTTTTTCTATCCCGACTCGCTGGACGAGGAGTACGCCGACCGGCGCGCCCGCGAGGCCATCGAAGGCGCGGAGGCGGTGGTCGTCGCCGACGGCGACGCCGACGGCCTCGGCTGTGCCGCGCTCGTTCGCGAGATGTACGACGCCGCCCTCGACATCGCCCCGTTCGAGGAGTCGCTCGCGGCGCGGGTGGCGCCCGAAGCCGGCGACGGCGAGGACGACGAGAACGAGGACCGCGAGGAGTCGCCGGTCGGCCTCGTCACGGCGAGTCCGCATTCGCTAACCGACGCCCTCGAACGCGTCGCGAAGTACGCCGATCCGGGCGTCGATGTCTACGTCTGTGACCTCTGTCCCGACGACGACACCGTCGTGCCCATCGTCGAGGATCTGATCGACCGGGCGGCGAGGGTCGAGTGGTTCGATCACCACCAGTGGGACGACGATGTCGCGGCCGCGGTCCGCGCGGCCGGCGTCGACCTGGTCGTCGGCGAGTCCGACGAGGAGTGTACGGTCGACGTGGCGCTGCGCTCCCTCGAGTACGACTTCCCCGAGCATCTGACGGCGCTCGCGTCGGTCACCCGGGATCACGACCTCTGGATCAAGGAGGACCCCCGCAGCGACGACCTGGCGGACTACGCCCACTGGGCGAGCGCCGAGGAGTACGTCACGGTCGTCGGACAGTACGGCCCGGCCCTTCCCGATCCCGTCGTCGACTTCCTCGACCACCGCCGCGTGGAGAAAGAGCAGTTGATCGAAGCGGCGGTCGACCGCGCGTCGATGCAGTCGGTCGGTCCCTGGACCGTCGGCGTGACCTACGGCCGGTGTTCACAGAACGAGGTGGCCGAGGCGCTCCGGGAACAGGGGGCCGACGCCGCCGTCATCGTCAAGCCCGCGGGCAGCGCGAGCATCCGCGGCAGCGAGGGCTTCGAGCGGTGTCACGAGGTGGCCGGACAGGTGAACGGCGGGGGCCACCCCCGCGCTGCGGGCTGTAAGCCCGACATCTACGACGACATGCTCGACTACGCCCACCACTGGTCGTCGGAGGGGTACGCGACGCGACAGGTGATCCTCGCGGCGTTCGAGCGACTGACGGGGGAAGAGGCGGCCGACGGCGACGAGTGATAGGGATTATCGTAACTGTGTACCGGTAGTTCGCTGGGACGGTCAAGCGAACTACCGGTACTGACTTCCAATAAACCGTATTAGGCCTCGCCGACGACCCAGCGGTCGGAGAACGCGGTCCCGTCGGGACAGGCCGCGTAGGCGTGGATCACGTCGCCCTCGGCGTAGATACCGCCTACTTCTTCGTTCTGTGCCTCGGCGAACGCGAGGACGTACGTCGGGGCGGCGCCACAGTCGGGGCACGCACCGCCGGTCAACTCGTGGTCGATGTCGCCCTCGACGTCCATCGCTTTCTTCGCGAACTCCATCGCATCCATGCCGGTGCCGGCCGAAAAGAGGCGACGTCCCTCCTCGCCGGGCACGACGAGGACGACGCCACCGTCGACCTCGAACCCGTGGTCCGCGAGGGTACCCTCGTCGTCGAGGTAGCCGTCGGTGAGAAAGAGCGCAACGTGGTCGAGTCGGTCGCCGGCGAGGAACGCGTCGAGTTCAGTCATACGGGTTGCAGGTGGTCGAGCCCTAAATGACGGTCGTTTCGGGGTCGAGTGGGGCGTCGGGACCGCCTCCGGACCAAACGCCTATCAACGCGCCCGTGCCACCCACGGTCATGTCGCCCTCCCGCCGTTCGCTGCTCGCTGGCGTCGCCACGGTCCTCGCCGGATGCAACGCCCCCGACGACTCGACAGCCACCCCGACCGGAACGGATCATTCCGATACCGATGCTGCCATCTCGACCGCCCGCCGCCACCTGCGAGACGCCCTGTCGGCCTACGTCGAACACGCCGGGCCGGGCGCGACCCTCCTCGACATCACCGCCACGAGCGAGGGGGCGTTCACGCCGGAACCCGTCGTGAACGCGTGTCGGGCGGCGAACGAGGCGATTCGGAAGGGTCGACGAAACGCCAGCGGCGGCCAGCAACAGACGCTCGATCAACTCGCGGCGGCGTCGGTGTTCCTGCGTGAAAGCGCCACCCTCCAGCACGACCTCAGACGCGCGGCGGACGCGCTGGCCGACCTCCGTCGGGTGGTCTATCGGGACGAGATGGACCCCACTCGAACCGAACGCTCCCCAGTCGAGCGTGTCCTCGAGGAATCGAACGCCCACGCAGACATCGTGACCGCGCAGGATCCGGCGGCCGTCGCGAGCGTGCTCGACGCCCTCGACGAAGCGACGGTTCGGTCGAAACGGACCCAGTTCGGAGCGGAGGACCGCCAACTCTGGGATCTCTCGAGCGTGCTGCTGTCGGTGCTGTCGGGCACGTCCGCGCTCGGGGCGGGATGGACGGCCTGGCGTGAGGAGGCGTTCGACGACGCGACCCACGAGTTCCGGCTGGCCGTCGAGGACTTCGGCTCGGCGGCCGCCCACCTGGACGAAGCGTGGACGGCGGCCTTCCGGACGTTCGGCGCGCAGGTCACGGACGTGGTCGACGCGCTCCAGGCAGGGAGCCAGCGCCTTCACGACGCCGCCGTCGCGATGACGGAGGGGCGGTCGGACGCGGCCGACCGGAACCGCGACCGGGCGCGGGCGGCGCTCCGCGAAAACGAGACGGTCGTAGAGGAGATACGGGCGGTGCAGCCGATCCTCGACGGGGAGTAACTTATACGGATTATTGTAAGTCAGCACCGGTGATTCGCTGGGACGGGTTAACGAACCACCGGTGAACAGTTACAATAATCCGTATTAGCCGTCCAGATCCTCGGCGATGGACGTGAGCGACGAGTCGGGCTGCCGGGTGACGGAGTACACCGCGCGCTTGCCGGGGATGCGAACGCCGTAGAGATAGCCCGGCGTCACCTCGTCGAACTCGACGCTCTGTCCGGTCTCGCGGTCGGTGCTGCGGACCCAGTCGACCAGGCGGTTCGTCCCCTCGCGGTCGGCCCGCGCGAGGCGGCGGTTGTCGTACGCGCCGCGAACGACGAACCCGTCGGCGTCGGCCTCGATGCGCGCGTGATACTCGTCGCCGTCGAGGACGAGACGGACGATGTCGCCGCCCTCGACCGCCACGCCGTCGGGGAGGCGAAGACAGGGGCGGCGAGTCCCGCCGCTGCGGGCGATGCGGGCGCGGTACGTCGTCACCCCGTCCCCATCGCTGGCGACGCGGTCAGTCACGATTACTCTTCGTCGGAGAGGGCATCGAAGTCGGCGTCGCCGCTCGTCACCTTGGCGTTGATCTGGACGACTTCCTCGCTGATCTCGCGGCCGCGGACGGTGACGCGCTTTCGCTCGCCGTCGCGGGAGGGCTGGTAGCCGACGCCGTCCTCGAGGAGGACTTTCTTGAGGCCCGCGCCGGTGATGTCCGATCGCAGGGGGCGGCCGGCGGTGTCCGACCCGCCGGTCAGTTCGAGCGTGGTGCCGTCGAGACTGACGGCCTCGCCGTCGACCTCGTCGCCGAGTTCGCGTCCGAGAAACCGGTTTGCGTCCTGTCCGTCGACTTCGACTTGCGCAGTGCGACCCGTCTCCGGGTCCGAAACGACGACCTTGAAGTCTGCCATGGCGTGAATCAGACGGCCGCCGATAAAAAGCACGTCGAAAGAGAGCGTGGGAAACCGCTTTTCCGCGCTCGCCACCCAGGCCAGGCATGAACGGCCGCGCCCTCGCACTCGTCTGTCTGGTGGTGCTCGCGGGCTGCGTGACGCCGATAGAGCCCGGAACGTCGGGCGAACCGGCGTCGCCGACGGCGACACCCGCGACGGCATCGGGGGAGCGGCCCGCAACGGAGTCGACGGCCGTGCCGGGATCGAACCCCTGGGGGACCGAACCGATCGTGGTCGCCGTCCGCAACGAGGGAACGCGCGAGCTGGCGTTCGCATCGCTGGTGCGCGAGGCGGCGGCCTTCTGGGAAGCCAACGAGCGGTATCTCGGCTTCCCGGTGCGCTACGAGGTGCGCCCGGACGCCCCGGACCCCGACCTCGTGGTGGCGTTCACCGACCGGATTCCGGACTGTGGCGGGACCCGGGACGCGGTGGGATGTGCGCCACGGATCACGGACTCGCGGATGATCGACCGCCCGGAGACGGTGTGGGTGAAAACCGGGCTCTCGAACGAGTCGACGGTGCTGGTGACGAAACACGAACTCGGGCACACCCTGGGGCTGGGGCACGACGACCCGCCGCGTGACGTGATGCAGGCGTCGTCGGTCCTCTACACCGAACCGCAACCGAACGCGACCGAACGGGCGTTCCCGTGGCCCGACGGCAACTTCACCGTCCACGTCGCCGCCGAAGACGCCGCGGACCCCGCGGGCGCCGACCGGCAGGTCGACCACGCGCTGACGTACTACGAGGACGACCCGCCGGGGATGCCGACGAATCTCACGTTCGACCGGGTCGACGCCGACGCCGAGGTGCGGATCCTGTTCGGCGCGACGCCCGACTGCCGCGCGTCGAGCGGTTCCTGCGTGAGCACGTACGGCACCGACCCCGACGGCGACGGCGCCATCGAGGAGTACACCCGCGTCGAGATCAGACTCGTCGGCCTCGACACGGAGGCGGTGGGCTGGCACGTCGGCTACTGGCTGGCGCACGTCTTCGGCGCTGAACCCGACGGCGAGAAACCGCCGCCGTTCCAGGACGCGAGTTACCGCGAACGCCGGAGCGCGTGGTGGGCGTAGTGGACGAGGCGCGCCTCGAAGCCGAACTCGAACGGACGTTCGCGGCGAGCGAGGGCGAGCGACGCGCGGTGGTCCGGGCGGCGCGCGACCTGGCCGACTCCGGCCGTCTCACGGCCGACCGCGGCGAACCGCCGGCGGTCGACGCCCTCGTCGCGGAACTGCGGGACGCCCCCGAGGGGTCGTCGCTCGCCGAGCGCTGGAACTGGTGGCTGGGGGCGCTGGAGATCGCCTACGACGGTGGCTACACGGAATTCCAGGTGCGTCGCTACGACTAGAGGGCGTCGAGGAAGGCGTCGAACGCCCCGCTCTCGGCGTGAAGATGGGCGTAGGTGCCGAGCGTCCGGTGGGCGGTGAGTCCGTCCTGACCATCAGCGATGCCGTCGCCGCGGACGACGTCGAACGCGAAGCGGGCGTCGGCGTCGACATCCGCGCTGGAGTAGTGGAACTCGTGGCCGCGCCGCGTCTCGCCGCCCGCCGCGGTGAGGGTGTCGGTCCGGGCGTGGAGTTCGACGTGGTCGAGCGCCTGGTAGCGGTCGTGCATCCGCACGTCCGCGGGGAGGACACCCGCCATCGCGTGGGTGTCGCCGTCGGCGGTCGTCAGCGACCGCGAGAGCGCCATCAGCCCGCCACACTCGCCGAGGACGGGCAGGCCGTCGCTCGCGCGGTTGGCGAGCGTCGCCAGCGCGGGACTGCCCGCGAGGGCCGCGCCGTGGAGTTCGGGGTAGCCGCCCGGCAGATAGACGCCGTCGCAGTCGGGCAGGTCGTCGCCGGCGGTGGGGGCAAAGGTCGTCACGTCGGCGCGGGCGCGGAGGCGTTCCAGGGTCGCCGGGTAGCAGAAGCGAAAGGCGTCGTCGCGGGCGACGGCGAGGCGGCCGCCGGTCGCCGGTCCTGGGTCGGGGACGGCAACACGAGGCGGTTCGCGGGCGACGTCGCGAAGCCGGTCGGTCCGTATCGTCTCCGCCGCCGCGTCGAGCGCATCGTCGTCGAGGGGTGCCTCAGCGCCCATGTGGAGACCGAGGTGGCGGTCCGGTATCTCCAGGTCGCCCTGGGGCGGGATCCGGCCGAAGTAGTCGAGGCCGTCGGAAAGGGCCTCGCGGATGCCGTCGGCGTGGCGGCCGCCGTGGGCGCGCTGAGCGAGGACGCCCGCGACGTCGATGTCGCGCCCCGCCTCGGCGGCGTAGCGCTCGAAGCCGAGCGCCGTGGCGGCGACGCTCTCCATCCCGGCCTTGGCGTCGACGACGAGCACGACGGGGAGGTCGAGCGCCTCGGCGACGGCGGCGGTGCTGGAGCCGTCACCGTCGTACAGCCCCATCACGCCCTCGACGACGCAGACGTCGGCGTCGCTCCGATAGTAGTTGCGGCGGACGCCGTCGACGCCTTCCAGCCACACGTCGAGCGTGCGGGAGGGCCGGCCGGCGACGGCTTCGTGGTGGCTCGGGTCGATGAAGTCCGGGCCGGCCTTCGCCGGCTGGACCGTCGCTCCGTCGGCTTCGAGCGCCCGAATGACGGCGAGGGTCGCGACGGTCTTGCCGACGCCCGACCGCGTCCCCGCGAGGACGACGCCTCTCACGCCACCCTCCGGTCGCGGTGCGGTCGAGCGGGCAGTCCATCGACGGTCGCTCGCGTCGGTATCACGGGTCGACGTGGGTGCTGGGGGCACATCTACCTGCTGGTGCCGGGAGGGGAGTGCCCGCTTCCCGAACTTATTTGTCGGTCGGCAGTGTGCGCTAACTCAAGCCCGGTTTTTCTAACTCAATGGAAATTGAGTTCAACCGGGAACATACAGATGACACGCGAAACAGTCCTGCTCGTCGGACGGCGGGCGGAGAACACCGAGGACGTGTTGGAGACCCACGCGCGACGGTTGCGAGAGCGGGGCGTCGCCGACGCCGTGCGGACGGCGACGTACGAGCACGAACCGATTCGCGAACTGCGCGAGTCCCTGTCGGCGCTGTCGGCCGACCGCGTCTACGCTCTCCCGATGTGCCTCGCACACAGTTACGAGACGACCGAGGATATCCCCGCGGCATTGTCGTACGTCCCGGGGACGGTCCATTACGGCGAACCGGTCGGGCGGAGTCCGG comes from Haloplanus sp. XH21 and encodes:
- a CDS encoding DUF7112 family protein; the protein is MTDRVASDGDGVTTYRARIARSGGTRRPCLRLPDGVAVEGGDIVRLVLDGDEYHARIEADADGFVVRGAYDNRRLARADREGTNRLVDWVRSTDRETGQSVEFDEVTPGYLYGVRIPGKRAVYSVTRQPDSSLTSIAEDLDG
- a CDS encoding DUF5806 family protein; this encodes MHRRPEQRDMSDDSTASGDGADRADSATESDAVPPDVRKYERFKKMDGAAYDRVNSFLRDRTYITAREWAIARLCVDFRTETGVEMTKIGENLPRLVPFMTDTYSPQAVNQARSAFEEKVQKAGATFLYGAMSGFFTAEELDEMMYEVTETAKFLLEVEGVDLSVAEELDAEDRVSEVMREVRESSEELRDDLDADAD
- a CDS encoding 30S ribosomal protein S6e, whose translation is MADFKVVVSDPETGRTAQVEVDGQDANRFLGRELGDEVDGEAVSLDGTTLELTGGSDTAGRPLRSDITGAGLKKVLLEDGVGYQPSRDGERKRVTVRGREISEEVVQINAKVTSGDADFDALSDEE
- a CDS encoding matrixin; the protein is MNGRALALVCLVVLAGCVTPIEPGTSGEPASPTATPATASGERPATESTAVPGSNPWGTEPIVVAVRNEGTRELAFASLVREAAAFWEANERYLGFPVRYEVRPDAPDPDLVVAFTDRIPDCGGTRDAVGCAPRITDSRMIDRPETVWVKTGLSNESTVLVTKHELGHTLGLGHDDPPRDVMQASSVLYTEPQPNATERAFPWPDGNFTVHVAAEDAADPAGADRQVDHALTYYEDDPPGMPTNLTFDRVDADAEVRILFGATPDCRASSGSCVSTYGTDPDGDGAIEEYTRVEIRLVGLDTEAVGWHVGYWLAHVFGAEPDGEKPPPFQDASYRERRSAWWA
- a CDS encoding DUF5807 family protein; amino-acid sequence: MTELDAFLAGDRLDHVALFLTDGYLDDEGTLADHGFEVDGGVVLVVPGEEGRRLFSAGTGMDAMEFAKKAMDVEGDIDHELTGGACPDCGAAPTYVLAFAEAQNEEVGGIYAEGDVIHAYAACPDGTAFSDRWVVGEA
- a CDS encoding dihydroorotase, whose product is MLVRNATLADGRVRDVRIDGERIAAVGTDLAVDGRTVNARERLLLPGAIDVHTHFREPGASHKETWETGSRSAAAGGVTTVVDQPNTDPPTTTGAAYGRKERLAEASVIDYGINGGVTADWDPEALFDRPLFALGEVFLADSTGDMGIDGDLFEDAVARATEKGVAVTVHAEDATRFDSSVRESGRGGGTGAEADADAWSAYRTAEAEIAAVERAVETGADLDARLHIAHTSTPEAVDIVADAPDTVTCEVTPHHLLLSRADLDELGTFGRMNPPLRSEKRRTALYDRVIDGAVDMIATDHAPHTRSEKETTLWDAPSGVPGVETMVPLLLAETRSGPLTVERVRELTASAPADAFDLDRKGRIEEGMHADLALYDLEQTRAVEESLLHSKCGWTPFAGRDGVFPEWTMGRGERVYDGGMDAVREVDGENVR
- a CDS encoding universal stress protein yields the protein MRLLLGIGGSDDSLRALERTVDRAAETGDDLTVAILQNPATETTPEEIERRAQAVLDEAGVSATIRYLDGDPRSRLVELAEQEGFDRIVLGGGETSPMGKIKLGSIAEFVLLNSHVSVTLVR
- a CDS encoding cobyrinic acid a,c-diamide synthase, with protein sequence MRGVVLAGTRSGVGKTVATLAVIRALEADGATVQPAKAGPDFIDPSHHEAVAGRPSRTLDVWLEGVDGVRRNYYRSDADVCVVEGVMGLYDGDGSSTAAVAEALDLPVVLVVDAKAGMESVAATALGFERYAAEAGRDIDVAGVLAQRAHGGRHADGIREALSDGLDYFGRIPPQGDLEIPDRHLGLHMGAEAPLDDDALDAAAETIRTDRLRDVAREPPRVAVPDPGPATGGRLAVARDDAFRFCYPATLERLRARADVTTFAPTAGDDLPDCDGVYLPGGYPELHGAALAGSPALATLANRASDGLPVLGECGGLMALSRSLTTADGDTHAMAGVLPADVRMHDRYQALDHVELHARTDTLTAAGGETRRGHEFHYSSADVDADARFAFDVVRGDGIADGQDGLTAHRTLGTYAHLHAESGAFDAFLDAL
- a CDS encoding DHH family phosphoesterase, with protein sequence MDDDLIDDDGLSLSRKSRLPGAGFFYPDSLDEEYADRRAREAIEGAEAVVVADGDADGLGCAALVREMYDAALDIAPFEESLAARVAPEAGDGEDDENEDREESPVGLVTASPHSLTDALERVAKYADPGVDVYVCDLCPDDDTVVPIVEDLIDRAARVEWFDHHQWDDDVAAAVRAAGVDLVVGESDEECTVDVALRSLEYDFPEHLTALASVTRDHDLWIKEDPRSDDLADYAHWASAEEYVTVVGQYGPALPDPVVDFLDHRRVEKEQLIEAAVDRASMQSVGPWTVGVTYGRCSQNEVAEALREQGADAAVIVKPAGSASIRGSEGFERCHEVAGQVNGGGHPRAAGCKPDIYDDMLDYAHHWSSEGYATRQVILAAFERLTGEEAADGDE
- a CDS encoding universal stress protein — its product is MTDPLSPSLVLVPVDGSEESLSAVEYAAAIAEEYDAAVHALYVVSEDLARAIDTGAVDDATLAADTEAFLDAVNETVGDADVPLSMSMTYGFSTARLSRHPGSVVLDTAEDLDADFVVVPREPVSGSDEEVLAKAAEYVLLYASQPVLSV
- a CDS encoding GNAT family N-acetyltransferase, with the protein product MTDDKTYPNEPADEFPSPPQTFEDREGRTITVRRYDDAADRDALAAMYEAFDPADRAQGIPPTDPERIADWLGSITGPETVNVVAEHEDAVVGHATLVPDEPEGTAELAIFVLQDYQHAGIGTHLLETLLGAGQDECVERVWLTVERWNDAAIRLYEKVGFRTSDAESFEHEMTLRLQ
- a CDS encoding universal stress protein, with translation MFDTIVIATDGSESASRAVAVALDLAGRFDAAVHALYVVDRGEIEASPEQVRDEMRSALDESGRTALEEVAATTDRSVTTAVREGRPATKIREYALEHDADMVAMGTRGRHGENRFLVGSVAERVVRTCPVPVLTVRQLDEGERDAETAAA